A region of Homo sapiens chromosome 17, GRCh38.p14 Primary Assembly DNA encodes the following proteins:
- the OMG gene encoding oligodendrocyte-myelin glycoprotein precursor, with protein MEYQILKMSLCLFILLFLTPGILCICPLQCICTERHRHVDCSGRNLSTLPSGLQENIIHLNLSYNHFTDLHNQLTQYTNLRTLDISNNRLESLPAHLPRSLWNMSAANNNIKLLDKSDTAYQWNLKYLDVSKNMLEKVVLIKNTLRSLEVLNLSSNKLWTVPTNMPSKLHIVDLSNNSLTQILPGTLINLTNLTHLYLHNNKFTFIPDQSFDQLFQLQEITLYNNRWSCDHKQNITYLLKWMMETKAHVIGTPCSTQISSLKEHNMYPTPSGFTSSLFTVSGMQTVDTINSLSVVTQPKVTKIPKQYRTKETTFGATLSKDTTFTSTDKAFVPYPEDTSTETINSHEAAAATLTIHLQDGMVTNTSLTSSTKSSPTPMTLSITSGMPNNFSEMPQQSTTLNLWREETTTNVKTPLPSVANAWKVNASFLLLLNVVVMLAV; from the coding sequence ATGGAATATCAGATATTGAAAATGTCTCTCTGCCTGTTCATCCTTCTGTTTCTCACACCTGGTATTTTATGCATTTGTCCTCTCCAATGTATATGCACAGAGAGGCACAGGCATGTGGACTGTTCAGGCAGAAACTTGTCTACATTACCATCTGGACTGCAAGAGAATATTATACATTTAAACCTGTCTTATAACCACTTTACTGATCTGCATAACCAGTTAACCCAATATACCAATCTGAGGACCCTGGACATTTCAAACAACAGGCTTGAAAGCCTGCCTGCTCACTTACCTCGGTCTCTGTGGAACATGTCTGCTGCTAACAACAACATTAAACTTCTTGACAAATCTGATACTGCTTATCAGTGGAATCTTAAATATCTGGATGTTTCTAAGAACATGCTGGAAAAGGTTGTCCTCATTAAAAATACACTAAGAAGTCTCGAGGTTCTCAACCTCAGTAGTAACAAACTTTGGACAGTTCCAACCAACATGCCCTCCAAACTACATATCGTGGACCTGTCTAATAATTCTTTGACACAAATTCTTCCAGGTACATTAATAAACCTGACAAATCTCACACATCTTTACCTGCACAACAATAAGTTCACATTCATTCCAGACCAATCTTTTGACCAACTCTTTCAGTTGCAAGAGATAACCCTTTACAATAACAGGTGGTCATGTGACCACAAACAAAACATTACTTACTTACTGAAGTGGATGATGGAAACAAAAGCCCATGTGATAGGGACTCCATGTTCTacccaaatatcatctttaaAGGAACATAACATGTATCCCACACCTTCTGGATTTACCTCAAGCTTATTCACTGTAAGTGGGATGCAGACAGTGGACACCATTAACTCTCTGAGTGTGGTAACTCAACCCAAAGTGACCAAAATACCCAAACAATATCGAACAAAGGAAACAACGTTTGGTGCCACTCTAAGCAAAGACACCACCTTTACTAGCACTGATAAGGCTTTTGTGCCCTATCCAGAAGATACATCCACAGAGACTATCAATTCACATGAAGCAGCAGCTGCAACTCTAACTATTCATCTCCAAGATGGAATGGTCACAAACACAAGCCTCACTAGCTCAACAAAATCATCCCCAACACCCATGACCCTAAGTATCACTAGTGGCATGCCAAATAATTTCTCTGAAATGCCTCAACAAAGCACAACCCTTAACTTATGGAGGGAAGAGACAACCACAAATGTAAAGACTCCATTACCTTCTGTGGCAAATGCTTGGAAAGTAAATGCTTCATTTCTCTTATTGCTCAATGTTGTGGTCATGCTGGCTGTCTGA